A stretch of Vigna angularis cultivar LongXiaoDou No.4 chromosome 4, ASM1680809v1, whole genome shotgun sequence DNA encodes these proteins:
- the LOC108341239 gene encoding dehydration-responsive element-binding protein 2D — MSTMLKSGMKIEEKKLKKTAQASSRKGCMRGKGGPENASCTFKGVRQRTWGKWVAEIREPNRGARLWLGTFETSQDAALAYDAAARKLYGPDAKLNLPDHPVPPVSHFPPPPPPVINTPTPDMENLQQPLMQNNLDIPTCSNFNFNPAVSMASHEVGLTPIYTSDCIVSLPLDTNPKPIATYTKPEGIEGEFSPSWETMTETLPVFDDSIWAEAAMSLDLPLIAAENAIYTPENNNLAADVDMWDPQTPWCM, encoded by the coding sequence ATGTCCACAATGCTAAAATCAGGCATGAAAATTGAGGAGAAAAAACTGAAGAAAACAGCACAGGCCAGCTCCAGAAAAGGGTGTATGAGAGGTAAAGGAGGTCCCGAGAATGCCAGTTGCACCTTCAAAGGTGTGAGACAGAGAACCTGGGGGAAATGGGTTGCTGAAATCCGTGAACCCAATCGTGGTGCTAGACTCTGGCTAGGGACATTTGAAACCTCTCAGGACGCTGCTTTGGCTTATGATGCTGCAGCACGTAAGCTTTACGGCCCTGATGCCAAACTCAATTTACCAGACCATCCTGTGCCCCCAGTGTCTcactttccaccaccaccacctcctgTTATCAACACTCCAACTCCTGATATGGAGAATCTGCAACAGCCTCTGATGCAAAACAACCTAGACATTCCAACTTGttctaatttcaatttcaatcctGCAGTTTCCATGGCTTCTCACGAAGTTGGACTCACTCCAATTTACACCAGTGATTGCATCGTGTCTCTTCCCTTGGACACCAATCCTAAGCCAATTGCAACCTACACAAAGCCTGAGGGGATTGAGGGAGAGTTTTCTCCATCTTGGGAGACAATGACCGAGACTTTACCTGTTTTTGATGATTCTATCTGGGCCGAAGCTGCTATGTCTCTAGATCTTCCTCTAATTGCAGCAGAGAATGCGATTTACACACCGGAGAACAACAATTTGGCGGCCGATGTGGATATGTGGGACCCTCAAACTCCATGGTGCATGTAA
- the LOC108341955 gene encoding uncharacterized protein LOC108341955 isoform X2 — protein sequence MDLDPRQYENAINDNDIHSVVLSYLIHNCYKESVESFITSTGTKQPADYLEDMDKRKRIFHFALEGNALKAIELTEQLAQDILEKNKDLQFDLLSLHFVELVCSRKCTEALEFAQTKLGPFGKEPKYMEKLEDFMALLAYKEPEKSPMFHLLSLEYRQQVADSLNRAILAHLNLPRYTAMERLIQQATVVRQCLSQEAGKDGPPPFSLKDFLKS from the exons GCTATAAATGATAATGACATCCACAGTGTTGTTCTGTCATATCTCATACACAATTGCTACAAAGAATCGGTAGAATCATTCATTACTAGCACTGGGACAAAGCAGCCTGCAGATTATTTGGAGGACATGGACAAAAGGAAAA GAATCTTTCACTTTGCACTAGAGGGAAATGCACTCAAGGCCATTGAGCTTACTGAGCAGCTAGCACAGGATATTTTAGAGAAGAATAAGGATTTGCAGTTTGATCTACTAAGCCTTCATTTTGTTGAGCTTGTGTGCTCCAGGAAATG CACAGAAGCTTTGGAGTTTGCTCAGACCAAGCTGGGCCCTTTTGGAAAGGAGCCCAAATATATGGAAAAACTTGAA GATTTTATGGCCCTTCTTGCTTATAAGGAGCCAGAGAAATCCCCAATGTTTCATCTCCTTAGCTTAGAGTATCGGCAGCAGGTTGCAGATAGTTTGAATCGGGCTATTCTTG CACACTTGAATCTTCCCAGATACACAGCAATGGAGAGGCTAATACAGCAGGCTACAGTTGTTAGACAATGCTTAAGTCAAGAAGCGGGCAAG GATGGGCCTCCACCATTTTCCTTAAAGGATTTTCTCAAAAGTTGA
- the LOC108341955 gene encoding uncharacterized protein LOC108341955 isoform X1, whose product MDLDPRQYENVAINDNDIHSVVLSYLIHNCYKESVESFITSTGTKQPADYLEDMDKRKRIFHFALEGNALKAIELTEQLAQDILEKNKDLQFDLLSLHFVELVCSRKCTEALEFAQTKLGPFGKEPKYMEKLEDFMALLAYKEPEKSPMFHLLSLEYRQQVADSLNRAILAHLNLPRYTAMERLIQQATVVRQCLSQEAGKDGPPPFSLKDFLKS is encoded by the exons GCTATAAATGATAATGACATCCACAGTGTTGTTCTGTCATATCTCATACACAATTGCTACAAAGAATCGGTAGAATCATTCATTACTAGCACTGGGACAAAGCAGCCTGCAGATTATTTGGAGGACATGGACAAAAGGAAAA GAATCTTTCACTTTGCACTAGAGGGAAATGCACTCAAGGCCATTGAGCTTACTGAGCAGCTAGCACAGGATATTTTAGAGAAGAATAAGGATTTGCAGTTTGATCTACTAAGCCTTCATTTTGTTGAGCTTGTGTGCTCCAGGAAATG CACAGAAGCTTTGGAGTTTGCTCAGACCAAGCTGGGCCCTTTTGGAAAGGAGCCCAAATATATGGAAAAACTTGAA GATTTTATGGCCCTTCTTGCTTATAAGGAGCCAGAGAAATCCCCAATGTTTCATCTCCTTAGCTTAGAGTATCGGCAGCAGGTTGCAGATAGTTTGAATCGGGCTATTCTTG CACACTTGAATCTTCCCAGATACACAGCAATGGAGAGGCTAATACAGCAGGCTACAGTTGTTAGACAATGCTTAAGTCAAGAAGCGGGCAAG GATGGGCCTCCACCATTTTCCTTAAAGGATTTTCTCAAAAGTTGA